One genomic segment of Spirochaetota bacterium includes these proteins:
- a CDS encoding Trm112 family protein: MIDTKLLEILACPACRGDIEYNTKDEKIICTECGRRYPVKDGIPVMLVDEAEPPSE, translated from the coding sequence ATGATCGACACCAAGCTCCTTGAGATCCTTGCCTGCCCCGCCTGCCGGGGCGACATCGAATATAACACGAAAGACGAAAAGATCATCTGTACAGAATGCGGCCGGCGCTACCCGGTCAAAGACGGCATCCCCGTGATGCTGGTCGACGAAGCGGAGCCTCCGTCGGAATAA